Proteins co-encoded in one Streptococcus ruminicola genomic window:
- a CDS encoding DHA2 family efflux MFS transporter permease subunit: MSEEKISAKVIRAIVGAGMLSFCGVVVETAMNITFPTLMKEFNINTSTVQWMTTIYLLVVASVVPLSAYLKRSFKTKSVFLAANLLFILGVLIDAIAPSFALLLVGRVIQGIGVGIALPLMFNIILDQVPMSKIGTMMGVGTLITAVAPAVGPTFGGFVSSHFGWRFIFVLLIPVLLISLVLGVTSIEQKNEVKYENLDVISVIAILALFVGLILGINNLAEYSFFSLPVLGGLVVGIAGLLVLVKRSSHLEQPIVNLSILKNGKFAGHVIAFFLFQIVNLGMSFIIPNYIQLVNHSSSTVAGLLVFPGAIIGACFAPFSGRILDRLGAKKPIIFGVSLLAFALCLFSILALHLPNTWLTVIYILSMTGTGIAFGNIMTNGQKQVTSDKRADANAIFNTLQQFAGAVGTTVASLVVALSQSNTSISYSEATARGSRNAFIILLVLAVIELIILFRVVDGKQKEA; the protein is encoded by the coding sequence ATGTCGGAAGAAAAAATTTCAGCAAAAGTTATTAGGGCTATTGTCGGTGCAGGGATGTTGTCATTTTGCGGTGTCGTAGTTGAGACTGCCATGAATATTACCTTTCCGACTTTGATGAAAGAATTTAATATTAACACATCAACGGTTCAATGGATGACAACGATTTATCTTTTGGTTGTTGCGTCAGTTGTGCCTTTGTCAGCTTACTTAAAACGTTCATTTAAGACAAAATCTGTCTTTTTAGCAGCTAACTTGTTGTTTATTTTGGGTGTTCTAATCGATGCTATTGCGCCAAGTTTTGCTTTGCTTTTGGTCGGGCGTGTCATTCAAGGGATTGGAGTCGGAATTGCGCTTCCTTTGATGTTTAATATTATTTTGGACCAAGTTCCAATGAGTAAAATCGGTACGATGATGGGTGTTGGAACTTTGATTACCGCTGTTGCACCAGCGGTTGGACCAACATTTGGTGGATTTGTTTCATCACATTTTGGATGGCGTTTTATCTTTGTCTTATTGATTCCAGTCTTACTAATTTCTTTGGTATTAGGTGTTACATCGATTGAACAAAAGAATGAAGTGAAGTATGAAAATCTAGATGTTATCAGTGTGATTGCTATTTTAGCTCTGTTTGTTGGTCTAATTTTAGGTATTAATAATTTGGCTGAATACAGCTTTTTTAGTTTGCCTGTTTTAGGAGGATTGGTAGTTGGAATTGCTGGTCTTCTTGTCTTGGTAAAACGTTCTTCACATCTAGAACAGCCAATTGTTAACTTATCTATTCTTAAAAATGGTAAATTTGCTGGACATGTCATTGCTTTCTTCCTGTTTCAAATTGTCAATCTAGGAATGTCTTTTATTATCCCGAATTACATTCAGCTAGTAAATCATTCAAGTTCAACTGTCGCAGGTCTTTTAGTCTTTCCAGGAGCAATTATCGGTGCCTGCTTTGCACCATTTAGCGGCAGAATTTTAGACCGTTTAGGTGCTAAAAAGCCAATTATTTTTGGAGTTAGTCTGCTTGCCTTTGCTCTTTGTCTCTTTAGCATTTTGGCTTTGCATTTACCGAATACTTGGTTGACTGTTATCTATATTCTATCAATGACAGGTACCGGAATTGCCTTTGGTAATATTATGACAAATGGTCAAAAACAAGTAACTTCAGACAAACGAGCAGATGCCAATGCTATCTTTAATACTTTGCAACAATTTGCTGGCGCAGTTGGAACGACCGTTGCATCCTTGGTTGTTGCGCTCAGTCAATCAAACACAAGTATCAGCTATTCAGAAGCAACGGCTAGAGGGTCACGAAATGCCTTTATCATTTTGCTTGTCTTAGCTGTTATTGAATTGATTATCTTATTTAGAGTTGTTGATGGTAAACAAAAAGAAGCTTAG
- a CDS encoding MarR family winged helix-turn-helix transcriptional regulator produces the protein MEKNIGRMVKIAGNQLSREFDQFAKPFDLTGTQMSIIDFLSHDWKEEYFQQDIEKEFNIQRSTTTVLLQRMEKKGLIYRQSSKKDARKKSVHLTEKALALVDACQDYFVSKNAELENQFTEEEIAIFEKILRYYIKEK, from the coding sequence ATGGAAAAAAATATTGGGCGCATGGTTAAAATAGCCGGTAATCAGTTAAGTCGTGAATTTGATCAATTTGCTAAACCTTTTGATTTAACAGGAACTCAGATGTCAATTATTGATTTTTTGAGTCATGATTGGAAAGAAGAGTATTTCCAACAGGATATTGAAAAAGAATTTAATATTCAACGTTCTACAACAACAGTTTTGCTTCAACGAATGGAGAAAAAAGGGTTGATTTATCGCCAATCTTCTAAAAAAGATGCTAGGAAAAAGTCGGTACATTTAACTGAAAAAGCATTGGCTTTAGTTGATGCTTGTCAAGATTATTTTGTGAGTAAAAATGCTGAGCTAGAAAATCAATTTACAGAAGAAGAAATCGCTATTTTTGAAAAGATATTGCGTTATTACATCAAAGAAAAATAA
- a CDS encoding DMT family transporter — protein sequence MNKMFKGTIMVLIAGIFWGISGVSGQYLMTHGMNVDLLSCVRLITAGVIMTTIAALNQRETFLKAVTSLKALGGIALFSLIGLVMNQYAYLRAIESTNAGTATVIQYMAPILVLAYVSLRKKQLPRGSEILAIILAVLGTFIIATHGRLDGLAITPCGFAWGLFSAVTYSFYIILPAKLIREYGSFTVIGLGMIMGGILFPILVKPWQYTLVLNPGNLLGLFGIIIVGTVFAYSLFLKGTAIVGAVKGSLLACVEPISSVFFSLTIMHEVFYPMDFLGMIFIVGAVLLISLRDLVVVKKQLH from the coding sequence ATGAATAAGATGTTTAAGGGAACTATTATGGTTCTTATTGCAGGGATATTCTGGGGGATTTCTGGGGTTTCAGGGCAATATTTGATGACCCATGGAATGAATGTCGATTTATTGTCTTGCGTGCGTTTAATTACTGCTGGTGTGATAATGACGACTATTGCAGCACTCAATCAGCGTGAGACGTTTTTGAAGGCTGTGACGTCACTAAAAGCACTTGGTGGTATTGCCCTATTTTCTTTGATTGGGCTTGTGATGAATCAGTATGCTTATCTAAGAGCAATTGAAAGCACAAATGCAGGGACAGCAACGGTTATACAGTATATGGCGCCAATTCTTGTTTTGGCCTATGTCTCTTTGAGAAAGAAACAACTGCCAAGAGGAAGTGAAATATTGGCGATTATCTTAGCGGTTTTAGGAACTTTTATCATTGCAACGCATGGGCGCCTTGATGGGCTAGCTATCACACCATGTGGCTTTGCTTGGGGATTGTTTTCAGCGGTAACTTATTCGTTTTATATTATTTTACCGGCGAAATTAATTCGTGAGTATGGTAGCTTCACAGTGATTGGTCTTGGCATGATTATGGGTGGAATTCTTTTCCCAATCTTGGTAAAACCATGGCAATACACTTTAGTACTAAATCCAGGAAATTTGCTAGGATTGTTTGGCATCATCATTGTTGGAACGGTTTTTGCTTATAGTCTATTTTTAAAGGGAACAGCTATCGTTGGTGCGGTTAAAGGAAGTTTGCTTGCCTGTGTTGAACCAATTTCTTCAGTTTTCTTTTCTTTGACTATTATGCACGAAGTCTTTTATCCGATGGATTTTCTAGGAATGATTTTTATTGTCGGAGCGGTTCTATTAATTTCTTTACGAGATTTGGTTGTAGTGAAGAAACAATTACATTAA
- the gatB gene encoding Asp-tRNA(Asn)/Glu-tRNA(Gln) amidotransferase subunit GatB, which translates to MNFETVIGLEVHVELNTNSKIFSPTSTHFGNDQNTNTNVIDWSFPGVLPVMNKGVIDAGIKAALALNMDIHQNMHFDRKNYFYPDNPKAYQISQFDEPIGYNGWIEIELEDGSTKKIRIERAHLEEDAGKNTHGTDGYSYVDLNRQGVPLIEIVSEADMRSPEEAYAYLTALKEVIQYTGISDVKMEEGSMRVDANISLRPYGQEEFGTKAELKNLNSFNNVRKGLIYEQKRQAQVLRSGGQIQQETRRYDESTGETILMRVKEGASDYRYFPEPDLPLYEVSDEWIEEMRQTLPEFPKERRAKYINEFGLTAYDAAQLTATKETSDFFESAVALGGDAKHVSNWLQGEVAQFLNSENKTLSEILLTPENLVEMLAIIADGTISSKIAKKVFVHLAKNGGSAREYVEEAGLVQISDPAVLIPIIHQVFEDNEAAVADFKSGKRNADKAFTGFLMKATKGKANPQVALKLLAQELAKLKED; encoded by the coding sequence ATGAACTTTGAAACAGTCATCGGGCTTGAAGTCCACGTTGAGTTAAATACTAATTCAAAGATTTTTTCACCGACATCAACACATTTTGGTAACGACCAAAATACAAACACAAACGTTATCGACTGGTCATTCCCAGGTGTTCTTCCTGTTATGAACAAAGGTGTTATCGATGCTGGTATTAAAGCAGCGCTAGCCCTTAACATGGACATTCACCAAAACATGCACTTTGACCGCAAAAACTATTTCTATCCTGATAATCCAAAAGCTTACCAAATTTCACAATTTGATGAACCAATTGGATACAACGGTTGGATTGAAATTGAACTTGAAGATGGTTCAACTAAGAAAATTCGTATCGAACGTGCTCACTTGGAAGAAGATGCTGGTAAAAACACTCACGGTACTGATGGTTACTCATATGTTGACCTTAACCGTCAAGGTGTGCCACTTATCGAAATCGTATCTGAAGCTGATATGCGTTCGCCAGAAGAAGCTTATGCTTACCTAACTGCTCTTAAAGAAGTTATCCAATACACTGGTATTTCTGACGTTAAGATGGAAGAAGGTTCTATGCGTGTGGATGCCAACATTTCTCTTCGCCCTTATGGTCAAGAAGAATTTGGTACAAAAGCTGAGTTGAAAAACTTGAACTCATTTAACAATGTGCGTAAAGGACTTATCTACGAACAAAAACGTCAAGCGCAAGTACTTCGCTCAGGTGGTCAAATTCAACAAGAAACTCGTCGTTACGATGAATCAACTGGTGAAACAATTTTGATGCGTGTCAAAGAAGGTGCATCAGATTACCGTTACTTCCCAGAACCAGATCTACCACTTTACGAAGTGTCTGACGAATGGATTGAAGAAATGCGTCAAACTCTTCCAGAGTTTCCAAAAGAACGTCGTGCTAAATACATTAATGAATTTGGCTTGACAGCTTACGATGCTGCTCAATTGACAGCAACAAAAGAAACATCTGACTTCTTTGAAAGTGCCGTTGCTCTTGGTGGAGATGCTAAACACGTTTCTAACTGGTTGCAAGGTGAAGTTGCTCAATTCCTTAACAGCGAAAACAAAACACTTTCTGAAATCTTGTTAACACCAGAAAACCTTGTTGAAATGCTTGCTATCATTGCTGATGGTACCATTTCATCAAAAATTGCCAAGAAAGTATTTGTTCACTTGGCTAAAAATGGTGGTTCAGCGCGTGAATACGTTGAAGAAGCTGGTTTGGTTCAAATTTCTGACCCTGCTGTGCTTATCCCAATCATCCACCAAGTCTTTGAAGATAATGAAGCTGCTGTTGCTGACTTCAAGTCTGGTAAACGTAACGCTGACAAAGCCTTTACTGGATTCTTGATGAAAGCTACAAAAGGTAAAGCTAACCCACAAGTTGCCCTTAAATTGTTGGCACAAGAGTTGGCAAAATTGAAAGAAGACTAA
- the gatA gene encoding Asp-tRNA(Asn)/Glu-tRNA(Gln) amidotransferase subunit GatA codes for MSFNTKSIDELHNLLVNKEISAVELTKATLEDIKEREAAVDSFITVSEEAALAQAKAIDEKGIDADNVMSGIPLAVKDNISTRGILTTAASKMLYNYEPIFDATAVEKLYGKDMVVIGKTNMDEFAMGGSTETSYFKKTKNAWDQTKVPGGSSGGSATAVASGQVRLSLGSDTGGSIRQPAAFNGVVGLKPTYGRVSRFGLIAFGSSLDQIGPFAQTVKENAQLLNVIAGHDVKDATSSDRKVPDFTGKIGQDIKGMKIALPKEYLGEGIDPEVKETILNAAKHFEKLGATVEEVSLPHSKYGVAVYYIIASSEASSNLQRFDGIRYGYRTENYSNLEDIYVNTRSEGFGDEVKRRIMLGTFSLSSGYYDAYFKKAGQVRTLIIRDFEKIFADYDLILGPTAPSVAFGLDTLNHDPVSMYLADILTIPVNLAGLPGISIPAGFAQGLPVGMQLIGPKYSEETIYQAAAAFEATTDYHKQQPVIFGGDK; via the coding sequence ATGTCATTTAATACAAAATCAATTGATGAGTTGCACAATCTTCTTGTCAATAAAGAAATCTCAGCAGTTGAATTAACAAAAGCAACACTTGAAGATATTAAAGAACGTGAAGCAGCTGTTGATTCTTTCATCACTGTTTCTGAAGAAGCTGCGCTTGCACAAGCAAAAGCTATCGATGAAAAAGGAATCGATGCTGATAATGTGATGTCAGGTATTCCTTTGGCAGTTAAAGATAATATTTCAACTCGTGGTATTTTGACAACTGCAGCATCTAAAATGCTTTATAACTACGAACCAATTTTTGATGCGACAGCTGTTGAAAAACTTTACGGTAAAGATATGGTTGTTATCGGTAAAACAAACATGGACGAATTTGCCATGGGTGGTTCTACTGAAACATCATACTTCAAGAAAACTAAAAATGCTTGGGACCAAACTAAAGTTCCTGGTGGATCATCTGGTGGTTCTGCAACTGCAGTAGCTTCTGGTCAAGTTCGTTTGTCACTTGGTTCTGATACTGGTGGTTCTATTCGCCAACCTGCAGCCTTCAATGGTGTTGTTGGTTTGAAACCAACTTACGGACGTGTTTCACGTTTTGGTTTGATTGCCTTTGGTAGCTCACTTGACCAAATTGGTCCATTTGCTCAAACTGTTAAAGAAAATGCGCAATTGTTGAACGTTATTGCTGGACACGATGTTAAAGATGCGACATCATCTGACCGCAAAGTTCCTGACTTTACTGGTAAAATCGGTCAAGATATTAAAGGGATGAAGATTGCTCTTCCAAAAGAATATCTTGGTGAAGGTATTGACCCAGAAGTTAAAGAAACAATTCTTAATGCTGCAAAACATTTTGAAAAACTTGGTGCTACTGTTGAAGAAGTTAGCCTTCCACACAGTAAATATGGTGTAGCGGTTTACTATATCATTGCCTCATCAGAAGCTTCTTCAAACTTGCAACGTTTTGATGGTATCCGTTATGGTTATCGTACAGAAAACTACAGCAACCTTGAAGATATCTACGTTAACACACGTAGCGAAGGATTTGGTGATGAAGTTAAACGTCGTATCATGCTTGGTACATTTAGCTTGTCATCAGGTTACTACGATGCTTACTTCAAAAAAGCAGGTCAAGTTCGTACATTGATTATCCGTGATTTTGAAAAAATCTTTGCTGACTATGACCTTATCTTAGGTCCTACAGCTCCAAGCGTAGCATTTGGCTTAGATACACTTAACCACGACCCTGTTTCTATGTATTTGGCTGATATTTTGACAATTCCTGTAAACTTGGCTGGTCTTCCAGGTATTTCAATTCCTGCTGGATTTGCTCAAGGTCTTCCAGTTGGTATGCAATTGATTGGTCCAAAATACAGTGAAGAAACAATCTATCAAGCTGCAGCTGCATTTGAAGCAACAACTGATTATCACAAACAACAACCCGTTATTTTTGGAGGTGACAAATAA
- the gatC gene encoding Asp-tRNA(Asn)/Glu-tRNA(Gln) amidotransferase subunit GatC produces MKISEEEVRHVANLSKLSFSEEETTEFATTLSKIVDMVELLNEVDTEGVPVTTTMADRKTVMREDVAVAGDDRDELFKNVPQSENYYIKVPAILEDGGDA; encoded by the coding sequence ATGAAAATTTCTGAAGAAGAAGTTCGTCATGTAGCAAATCTGTCAAAATTGTCATTTTCTGAAGAAGAAACAACAGAATTTGCGACAACTTTGTCTAAGATTGTAGATATGGTAGAACTCTTGAATGAAGTTGATACAGAGGGAGTCCCTGTAACAACGACAATGGCAGATCGTAAGACTGTTATGCGTGAAGACGTTGCAGTAGCTGGTGATGATCGTGATGAGCTCTTTAAAAACGTGCCTCAATCTGAAAATTACTATATTAAAGTGCCTGCTATCTTAGAAGACGGAGGAGATGCATAA
- the codY gene encoding GTP-sensing pleiotropic transcriptional regulator CodY codes for MPNLLEKTRKITSILQRSVDSLDTELPYNTMAAQLADIIDCNSCIINGGGTLLGYAMKYKTNTDRVEEFFQAKQFPESYVKAASRVYDTEANLSVDNDLTIFPVESKDIYPDGLTTIAPIYGGGMRLGSLIIWRNDEEFSEDDLILVEIASTVVGIQLLNLQTENLEETIRKQTAVNMAINTLSYSEMKAVSAILGELDGTEGRLTASVIADRIGITRSVIVNALRKLESAGIIESRSLGMKGTYLKVINEGIFDKLKEYN; via the coding sequence ATGCCGAATTTATTAGAAAAAACACGTAAGATTACATCAATTTTGCAACGCTCTGTTGACAGCCTAGATACTGAATTGCCATATAACACAATGGCCGCTCAACTTGCTGACATTATTGATTGTAACTCTTGCATTATCAATGGGGGAGGAACCCTTCTTGGTTATGCAATGAAATACAAAACTAATACTGACCGTGTTGAGGAATTCTTTCAAGCAAAACAATTCCCAGAAAGTTATGTAAAAGCAGCTAGTCGTGTTTACGATACTGAAGCTAACTTGTCTGTAGATAATGATTTGACAATTTTCCCAGTTGAATCAAAAGATATCTATCCTGATGGATTGACAACAATCGCCCCAATTTATGGTGGTGGTATGCGCCTTGGTTCTCTTATCATCTGGCGTAACGATGAAGAATTCTCAGAAGACGATTTGATCCTTGTTGAAATCGCCTCTACAGTAGTTGGTATTCAATTGCTTAATCTTCAAACTGAAAATCTTGAAGAAACAATCCGTAAACAAACAGCCGTTAACATGGCTATCAACACACTTTCATATTCTGAAATGAAAGCTGTATCTGCTATTTTGGGTGAATTGGACGGAACTGAAGGTCGCTTGACTGCATCAGTTATCGCTGACCGTATCGGTATCACACGTTCAGTTATCGTTAATGCCCTTCGTAAATTGGAATCAGCAGGTATCATCGAAAGCCGTTCATTGGGTATGAAAGGTACATACCTTAAAGTTATCAATGAAGGTATCTTCGACAAACTTAAAGAATACAATTAA
- a CDS encoding pyridoxal phosphate-dependent aminotransferase, whose protein sequence is MKIFDKSSKLEHVAYDIRGPILDEANRMIANGEKILRLNTGNPAAFGFQAPDEVIRDLIAHARNSEGYSDSKGIFSARKAIMQYCQLKGFPHVDIDDIYLGNGVSELISMSLQALLDDGDEVLVPMPDYPLWTACVSLAGGNAVHYLCDEQANWYPDIDDIKSKITSNTKAIVIINPNNPTGALYPDDLLKEIVEIARQNDLIIFADEIYDRLVMDGKKHTAIASLAPDVFCVSMNGLSKSHRICGFRVGWMVLSGPKQNVKGYIEGLNMLANMRLCANVLGQNVVQTSLGGYQSVDELLIPGGRIYEQRNFIYKAVNEVPGLSAVKPEAGLYIFPKIDRDMYQIDDDEQFCLELLKQEKVMLVPGKGFNWNEPDHFRIVYLPRVEELAEVQEKLTRVLSQYKR, encoded by the coding sequence ATGAAAATATTTGATAAATCTTCAAAGCTAGAACATGTTGCATACGATATTCGTGGGCCAATTCTTGATGAAGCCAATCGTATGATTGCTAACGGTGAGAAAATTCTTCGCCTTAATACCGGAAACCCAGCTGCCTTTGGTTTTCAAGCGCCAGATGAGGTTATCCGTGACTTGATTGCTCACGCTCGTAATAGTGAAGGGTATTCTGATAGTAAAGGGATTTTTTCTGCTCGTAAAGCTATCATGCAATACTGTCAGTTAAAAGGATTTCCACATGTGGATATCGATGATATTTATCTAGGAAATGGTGTTTCTGAGTTGATTTCAATGTCACTTCAAGCCCTTCTTGATGATGGTGATGAAGTCTTGGTTCCTATGCCAGATTACCCATTGTGGACTGCTTGTGTTAGCCTAGCTGGAGGAAATGCGGTGCATTATCTCTGTGATGAACAAGCTAATTGGTATCCTGATATTGATGACATCAAATCCAAAATCACATCAAATACCAAAGCCATTGTCATCATTAATCCAAATAACCCAACAGGTGCTTTGTATCCAGATGACCTTTTGAAAGAAATCGTGGAAATTGCTCGTCAAAATGACTTGATTATTTTTGCAGATGAAATCTATGACCGTTTGGTTATGGATGGCAAAAAACACACTGCCATTGCTAGCTTAGCACCAGATGTTTTCTGTGTGTCAATGAATGGTTTATCAAAATCACACCGAATTTGTGGTTTTCGTGTTGGGTGGATGGTCCTATCAGGTCCAAAACAAAACGTTAAAGGCTATATTGAAGGACTTAACATGTTAGCCAATATGCGTCTTTGCGCAAACGTCTTAGGGCAAAATGTTGTTCAGACTTCTCTAGGTGGTTATCAATCAGTCGATGAACTTTTGATTCCTGGTGGTCGTATTTATGAACAACGTAACTTCATTTATAAAGCAGTAAATGAAGTCCCTGGTTTGTCTGCAGTGAAACCAGAAGCAGGACTTTACATTTTCCCTAAAATCGACCGTGACATGTATCAAATTGATGACGATGAACAGTTCTGTTTAGAACTGCTAAAACAAGAAAAAGTCATGTTGGTTCCAGGTAAAGGTTTCAACTGGAATGAACCTGACCACTTCCGAATTGTCTATTTGCCACGTGTTGAAGAATTAGCTGAGGTTCAAGAGAAGCTAACACGCGTTCTTAGTCAGTACAAACGTTAA
- a CDS encoding glycerophosphoryl diester phosphodiesterase membrane domain-containing protein has translation MIKDIKSVLKDLNQHKYIYVLRTSILQFLMTTIGAYGLSLILRVILISSNIPGMTTDNIVSFLTNPLTLAVLFVYFLLLAFLVYLEFSLLVEIIECKEAKLGVGFSYFKERSYHFLKSISGWHFLAFLFYLILTIPFVEFLVSSALLENLYIPNFISGELVKSTNGKIIYFGLYAIFAYLNLRFIYALPLAVTKKDNRFAVALKESWWLTRGTKIFRVLGFASVILIIVAIISLLSAVGIGLAALVDVSEKTFWVETLFLSFVWGVLFAGRLVFKLAFLSYLLKGFDDEAPQKLPIKENKKQHRMLALTGLLLVIGGINFTYNALKASGGPSKNLSVIGHRGMVSQGVENSLESLEAAAKAGATYSELDIILSKDGHFIVSHDDNLKRLTGKNITISQSQAEDILGLKIKQNGHESHLVSFEDYVAKAKQLGIKLLVELKPTGNEPDNYEQLFVDKMKELHVASSYLVMSSDLKTIEKVKRLDSAIQSGHTISFQLGDFTSQKVDFYAIEDFSYNELLARKAHQNGKKIYVWTINSRDDIERYLETSTDGVITDYTASVRKIEKELAADDSYLDYFLRLTNLSWIEKL, from the coding sequence ATGATTAAAGATATAAAATCGGTTTTAAAAGATTTGAATCAACACAAGTATATTTATGTCTTAAGAACAAGTATTCTCCAGTTTTTAATGACGACAATTGGTGCTTATGGATTGTCCCTTATTTTAAGAGTTATCTTGATTAGTTCAAATATTCCAGGAATGACAACGGATAATATCGTAAGCTTTTTAACGAATCCTCTAACTCTAGCTGTCCTTTTTGTGTATTTTTTGTTGCTCGCATTCTTGGTTTATCTAGAATTCTCTTTATTAGTAGAAATCATTGAGTGTAAGGAAGCTAAATTAGGAGTGGGATTTTCTTATTTTAAGGAAAGAAGCTATCATTTTTTAAAATCTATTTCAGGTTGGCATTTTTTAGCTTTTCTCTTCTATTTGATATTAACAATTCCTTTTGTAGAATTTTTGGTGTCATCAGCTTTGTTAGAAAATCTTTATATTCCTAATTTTATTTCTGGAGAGCTGGTGAAGTCCACAAATGGAAAAATAATTTATTTTGGATTATATGCTATCTTTGCTTACCTCAATCTTCGTTTTATCTACGCCCTTCCTTTGGCGGTGACTAAGAAAGACAATCGCTTTGCGGTTGCATTGAAAGAATCTTGGTGGTTGACTAGGGGAACGAAAATCTTTCGAGTGTTGGGCTTTGCTTCTGTTATTTTAATTATCGTGGCTATTATCAGCCTTTTAAGTGCTGTGGGAATTGGCTTAGCAGCTTTGGTTGATGTCAGTGAGAAGACTTTTTGGGTTGAGACGCTATTTTTATCATTTGTTTGGGGTGTTCTTTTTGCAGGACGTTTGGTCTTCAAGTTAGCTTTCCTTTCCTATTTATTAAAAGGTTTTGACGACGAAGCTCCTCAAAAGCTGCCGATAAAAGAAAATAAAAAGCAACATCGCATGTTAGCTTTGACTGGACTTTTACTAGTTATTGGTGGTATTAATTTTACATACAACGCTTTGAAAGCTTCTGGAGGACCTTCAAAAAACTTATCAGTTATCGGACACAGAGGCATGGTTTCTCAAGGTGTTGAAAACTCTTTAGAGTCTTTAGAAGCAGCTGCCAAGGCAGGGGCGACTTATTCAGAATTAGATATTATCTTATCAAAAGATGGCCATTTTATTGTCAGTCATGATGATAATCTTAAACGTCTGACAGGGAAAAATATTACGATTTCTCAATCTCAAGCTGAAGATATCCTTGGTTTGAAGATAAAACAAAATGGTCATGAGTCACACTTGGTTTCTTTTGAAGACTATGTGGCTAAGGCGAAACAACTAGGTATTAAGTTGTTGGTGGAGTTAAAACCAACTGGAAATGAACCTGACAATTATGAGCAACTCTTTGTGGATAAAATGAAGGAGTTGCATGTTGCCTCTTCTTATCTGGTTATGTCATCTGACTTGAAAACCATTGAGAAGGTCAAAAGGCTTGATTCTGCTATTCAGTCTGGTCACACCATTTCCTTCCAACTGGGTGATTTTACAAGTCAAAAAGTGGATTTTTATGCAATTGAAGACTTCTCTTACAATGAACTTCTAGCGCGTAAAGCTCACCAAAATGGTAAGAAAATCTACGTCTGGACAATCAATTCTAGAGACGATATTGAAAGGTACTTAGAAACGAGTACAGACGGCGTTATTACAGACTATACAGCTAGCGTTCGGAAAATTGAAAAAGAGCTGGCAGCTGATGACAGTTATCTTGATTATTTTTTACGATTAACGAACCTTTCTTGGATTGAAAAATTATAA
- a CDS encoding universal stress protein translates to MSHHYEKILIAIDGSYESELAFEKGVNVALRNNAELLLTHVIDTRALQSVATFDTYVYEKLEQEAKEVLDDYEKQARDKGLTKIKQVIEFGNPKTLLARDIPDKEKADLIMVGATGLNTFERLLIGSSSEYIMRHAKVDLLVVRDSEKTF, encoded by the coding sequence ATGTCACATCATTATGAAAAAATCCTAATTGCTATTGATGGTTCTTACGAATCAGAATTGGCTTTTGAAAAAGGGGTAAACGTTGCACTTCGCAATAACGCAGAGTTACTACTTACACATGTCATTGATACACGCGCTTTGCAAAGCGTAGCTACTTTCGATACTTATGTCTATGAAAAACTCGAACAAGAAGCTAAAGAAGTATTGGATGACTACGAAAAACAAGCTCGCGATAAAGGATTAACTAAAATCAAACAAGTTATTGAATTTGGTAATCCAAAAACACTCCTAGCTCGTGATATTCCTGATAAAGAAAAAGCTGATTTGATTATGGTTGGGGCTACTGGTCTTAACACATTTGAACGACTTCTTATCGGTTCTTCATCAGAATACATTATGCGCCATGCAAAAGTCGATTTGCTAGTTGTTCGTGATAGCGAAAAGACATTCTAA